The following proteins are encoded in a genomic region of Pseudorca crassidens isolate mPseCra1 chromosome 1, mPseCra1.hap1, whole genome shotgun sequence:
- the ZFYVE21 gene encoding zinc finger FYVE domain-containing protein 21 isoform X4, producing MQCDTKFDFLTRKHHCRRCGKCFCDKCCSQKVALRRMCFVDPVRQCAECALVSHREAEFYDKQLKLLLSGATFLVTFGNSEKPDTMVCRLSSNQRYLLLDGDSRHEVEVTRIAAVQMLTEGFPPGEKDMHTYTSLPGSQPVSEGGNARATGMTLQYTAPGAEGVTQLKLTAGEDANGSRRQATAWLVAMHKAAKLLYESRDQ from the exons ATGCAGTGCGACACCAAGTTTGACTTTCTCACCAGGAAG CACCACTGTCGCCGGTGTGGGAAGTGCTTCTGCGACAAGTGCTGCAGCCAGAAGGTGGCGCTGCGGCGCATGTGCTTCGTGGACCCCGTGCGGCAGTGTGCTGAGTGCGCCCTGGTGTCCCACCGGGAGGCCGAGTTCTACGACAAGCAGCTCAAGCTGCTCCTGAGTG GAGCCACCTTCCTGGTAACTTTTGGAAACTCGGAGAAGCCAGACACGATGGTCTGTCGTCTTTCCAGCAACCAGAG GTACCTGCTTCTGGACGGGGACAGTCGCCACGAGGTCGAGGTCACGCGCATTGCCGCCGTGCAGATGCTCACGGAAGGCTTCCCTCCTGGAG AAAAAGACATGCACACTTACACCAGCCTCCCGGGGAGCCAGCCCGTCTCTGAAG GAGGCAACGCGCGGGCCACAGGCATGACCCTGCAGTACACGGCGCCAGGGGCGGAGGGCGTGACGCAGCTGAAGCTGACGGCCGGGGAGGACGCAAACGGCAGCAGAAGGCAGGCGACAGCATGGCTGGTGGCCATGCACAAG GCTGCCAAGCTTCTCTACGAATCTCGGGACCAGTAA